The following coding sequences are from one Chitinimonas sp. BJYL2 window:
- the gshB gene encoding glutathione synthase, translating to MHIAFLADPLSSFKTYKDSTFAMMREAASRGHVLYAFEQRDMRVVAGRVLADVQTITLTGDADDWYRISATETRDLASFDAVIMRKDPPFDSEYLYATHLLEHAERNGARVFNKPRALRDYNEKLAILRFAQFTTPTLVTSQSDAIRTFLAEHHDVILKPLDGMGGAGIFRLREDDPNIGAILETQTLNGAVTVMVQRYLPAIVDGDKRVLVIAGKPVDWCLARIPKQGETRGNLAAGGTGVARPLSARDREIAETLGPQLVADGLLLVGLDVIGENLTEVNVTSPTCFQEITAQSGINVAGLFVDALEQAVGQR from the coding sequence ATGCATATCGCTTTTCTTGCCGACCCGCTCTCCAGCTTCAAGACCTACAAAGATTCCACTTTTGCGATGATGCGCGAGGCCGCCAGCCGCGGCCACGTGCTCTATGCCTTCGAGCAGCGCGATATGCGCGTGGTCGCCGGCAGGGTGCTGGCCGATGTGCAGACGATCACCCTGACCGGCGATGCCGACGACTGGTATCGGATCAGCGCCACCGAAACGCGTGATCTGGCGAGTTTCGATGCGGTAATCATGCGCAAGGACCCACCGTTCGACAGCGAATACCTGTACGCGACCCATCTGCTCGAACACGCCGAACGCAACGGTGCTCGTGTATTCAACAAGCCGCGCGCCCTGCGCGACTACAACGAAAAGCTGGCCATCCTGCGCTTTGCCCAGTTCACCACGCCGACGCTGGTGACGAGCCAGTCCGACGCGATCCGTACCTTTCTGGCCGAACACCACGATGTGATCCTCAAGCCGCTTGATGGCATGGGTGGCGCGGGCATTTTCCGCCTGCGTGAAGACGACCCCAACATCGGCGCCATCCTCGAAACCCAGACGCTCAACGGTGCGGTCACCGTGATGGTGCAGCGCTATCTGCCGGCGATTGTGGACGGTGACAAGCGCGTGCTGGTGATTGCCGGTAAACCGGTGGACTGGTGTCTGGCGCGCATCCCCAAGCAGGGCGAAACGCGCGGTAATCTGGCCGCGGGCGGTACAGGTGTGGCAAGGCCATTAAGTGCGCGTGACCGCGAGATTGCCGAGACGCTGGGGCCGCAACTGGTCGCCGATGGTTTGCTGTTGGTGGGTCTGGACGTGATTGGCGAGAACCTGACCGAGGTCAATGTGACGAGCCCGACCTGTTTTCAGGAAATCACCGCGCAGTCGGGCATCAATGTGGCAGGGCTGTTTGTTGATGCGCTTGAGCAAGCGGTCGGGCAGCGCTGA
- a CDS encoding PTS sugar transporter subunit IIA has protein sequence MVGILLVTHYGLGESLAECAAHVLGRPLPQLRYLPVYRSDDPDVVLGRAQALVNELDTGAGVLVLSDIYGGTPSNVAYRLVHAGKVEAVAGVNLPMLVRTLNYSEQALDVVVGKAVTGGLEGVMYMLPPSRESNHEG, from the coding sequence ATGGTAGGAATTCTGTTGGTCACGCACTACGGCCTCGGCGAAAGTCTCGCCGAGTGCGCTGCGCATGTGCTGGGCCGCCCCTTGCCGCAGCTGCGCTATCTGCCCGTCTATCGCTCGGATGATCCCGATGTGGTGCTGGGCCGCGCGCAGGCACTGGTTAATGAACTCGATACCGGGGCCGGCGTGCTGGTGCTGTCCGATATTTACGGCGGCACCCCATCGAATGTGGCTTACCGCCTGGTGCATGCAGGCAAGGTCGAGGCCGTCGCTGGCGTCAATCTGCCCATGCTGGTGCGTACACTCAATTACAGCGAACAGGCGCTCGACGTGGTCGTCGGCAAGGCCGTTACTGGCGGCTTGGAGGGCGTGATGTACATGCTGCCGCCCAGCCGCGAATCCAATCACGAGGGTTGA
- a CDS encoding HPr family phosphocarrier protein: MVQQEVEIINKLGLHARASSKLTQLASRFQSEVWLTRNGKRVNAKSIMGVMMLAAAKGSRVQIEITGADEETAMQEITALIANRFDESE, encoded by the coding sequence ATGGTTCAGCAGGAAGTCGAGATCATCAACAAGCTGGGCCTGCATGCCCGTGCATCGAGCAAGCTCACCCAGCTGGCCAGCCGCTTCCAGTCTGAGGTCTGGCTAACGCGCAACGGCAAGCGCGTCAACGCCAAGAGCATCATGGGCGTGATGATGCTGGCCGCAGCCAAAGGCAGCCGCGTGCAGATCGAGATCACCGGTGCCGATGAAGAAACCGCGATGCAGGAAATCACCGCGCTGATCGCCAACCGTTTCGACGAATCCGAATGA